TGCAATGATGTCCgagggaagaaaaaaaattgttgcTGTAATATAGCAAACGTACGTGGCAGTTTCACCGCTATGGATTCCACCTTTTTAACAGAGTGTCTGTTTCAGGGTAAAGCCATGCCGAAGAAGGTTGAAACCCAGCCGGGAGCTACAGGCAGTGACTCAAAAGAGGTAACTCTACTCCATGATCCTCCTTCTAACACTGTTCTTCCACATACCGGTACCGTTATAATGGATACCTAgggttttgtttttgtatacgaaGGCTTGACTGTCACGGCTGGCAGACTGAAAAGTGGTCCAGGATTACAAAATGGCCGTCACATTGGCTGATCCATTAGATGACTAGGTTATTTTTCTAGCTCTTTGACTCCTATCAGAGAACATTATGTTCAAGTGGTGTTCTTTCCTGTTCTTTTTATTTCTTTCTCTACCTACCAAACTGCCACCCACACCACCACTCCCAGATTGTTGTGCCCATTCCTTTCCACTGCAGATTAGATTAGATTACTATGTGCCCAAACTTGTTCCCTTGCTTCCTTGTTCTTTGAACCCAGGAAGATTTTAATGTCACACTTCTGCAAAACAGAAGAGCTAATATATGCCAtttccctctttctgtctgtaATCTGAAAttgtccacacattttctattttcaTTTTTGGCCTGTGAATGTGATCTCTGTATCATACTCCTGTATCCCTCAGTACAATGTTGCTACTCTGGCATGACAAACATTGTTTTGCCAAGACATATTCTATGTTTCTCTACTGTGTAGAAtgtatagacagacctacagtacataacagCATGTATTCATCACCCCCACCTTCCTATCTCAGAATGACGGTGGAAATAAATCTTTATTTGACCAATTGGAGGAATTCCGTGTTAATCCGGCAGAGCCAGAGGAGCAGGTTGGTTGCTGTAAACAATGCTAAATAATGTCAATCTGTACTCTTAAGATTACTTTTCAAACTTGGTTTCCTCTCACTGACTGCTAACTGCCATTGAGTTTTGCATTTGATTGAAATAGATTTTTGATTGAAAAGTAGGAGTTTCTAAAGTGGTGATTCAAAGCTGACTTAGAGAAATGtctctcagcaggatatggaTGGCCTGATGGACTGGTGGGGCACAGTGGAGCGTGAGTCcagcacgcgcgcacacacacacacacacacacacacacacacacacttcatccaaATGATGCCATTTTTATTTTGCTACAGAGTGGGAAGACATGCCTCAAGATGATGACTTGACTGAAAAAGAGGAGGCCAAGTAAGTGATGCTATAGTTGGGTCTCACTTTGtgtacaggcacacacacgtacagaagAGCCTTGTTATAAAGCCCCTGGGTAATCAGGTAATTCACACTGTAGTAAGCATTGATGATGGTTATATGAACTTGTTTTCCAGGGCGTTTGCAGTGACAGCTGAGAAGGTGCAGAAAGGTATCCGTGTGTTCAACAAGCTGTTCTCAGAGCGTGCAGAGAGCCTGTGGCAGCACGTCATTGACCTGAACAGCATCGCAGATGCCCTCGACTGCTTCAACAAGAAGACCAAGATCGCCCAAATCACTGGCGGCTCCACCAGCGCTGTAGGAGGCGTGTGTACCATTGTAGGCCTCGCCCTGGCCCCTGTCACCATGGGAACCTCCCTGATCATCACAGCGGTGGGACTGAGCGTGGCCACAGCGGGTGGCCTGACCTCAGCCGGAGCTGGACTCTCTAACACGGTCAACAACTCCATGGACCGTAAGAAGGTGGAGGCCATCGTGACGGACTACCAGAAGAAGATGACCGACATCAACAAGTGCATGCTGTTCATCAAGCAAGGGATTGAGAGCCTGCGCAGGTTCGACCTGCTGAAGATGAAGAAGCACGCGTACAACCGTGACTTCCCAGGCCTCAACAACATCTACGAGGACGGTGCCATGGCTGGGAAGGCCATCCTCATCAACGCCAACGAGATCATGCGTGTGGTGCAGATAGCCAATGTGGCTGGCAGCACCGCGGCCAGAGCTGTCCAGATTGCCAGCATGGCCACCGGAGTGCTCACCGGCCTCTTTGTGGGcatggacatctactttgtggccAAGGACTCCAAGGAGTTGAAGAAGGGAGCCAAGTCTGAGTTTGCTGCCAAGATCAGGGAGGTGGCGACCCAGCTGCATGATGGACTGGTGGAGCTTAATGGCATACGTGTTGAGCTGCAGTCCACAGATCCAGACAACACCAATGACACCAACACCCCAGACAGTACCAATAATCGTAAAAAGCTGGACAGTGATGACGATACAGACAATTATAAAACTTCTGACAGCAAAAGCATTGTTGATCACATAAATACTGCAGATAACAGCCATAAGACCAGCAAAGCCTAAACTGTACTTCATTCCAACCCATCTCAACTACACAAACTATCCTGTCTGCATTAAAACGACTAGAAGCCGGAACTCTGAGGATATGATTCATATGTCTCTCTGTGATGGCACAAGCACCAATGCCTGAAACTTTTGTTTTACATAGACTGCGCATAGGCAGGTGAAAAGATAACATCACCAGTCACCCACCACTGGCTAGGGTGAAGAATTATTATTAAAACTTCCTCTCTGTAGTATCTGGGGAAATGATATGTTGTACAACAAGCCCATGTCCATATTTCGTAATTGTAGATGTGTGCATTGAGCCTGTCTTGACAACATTATCTACAGTACTTTATGAAAAGTAAGGGTTGTGAGCTAAAGCAATTTGTTCATGGAGGCAGGAAAGTGTTCAGAGATGCGAATTATGAAATGAGGTTACAAAAATTTGCTAACATCTTTTCCTCAGAGCCAAATGTAAAAGCTATACATAATATTTTCACGTTCAGCCAAAGACATATTTTGATGGTTTAGATTATTCATAGGTTATGCATTTACAGTATGAAGGGTAGGGATTTAGTCACTATTTGATTCCTATGAGTATTGCTTGTTACATTGCTTTGTTTTATTTTTAGGTTGGTAGGGGAATATTAGTTCATATTGAAACATTCAGGTTTTTATTAAATCTAATTTGTATTTTAGATTAGGAATGTATGTTCTATTACTGATGAGTGCCTCCTCATGTATATGATGCCTTTCAAGCACTTTAGGATTATTCTATTTCCCTGTCTCggtttaaaactataattttgatatcattgatggtcagtccttgcatctttagctccgtctatgaatttgagagtggttacatatgTCTAGGCCGATCTCTCAGCTTTAACCAAAACAGAGGCAGGGTGGCCAATTTATTGTTTCAtgtaaggattctagctttaattctagtatttttttgttgttgtaattgttCATTGGTCAACTTTAGTAGTGTTTTTGTATTTATCTAAAGATATATGAAATGTAATAAGTTGCCAATAAATTTTGAAATGTATGTTAACATACGGTTCTTTGAACAGGGTTGCAGAcatttccttctttctgccactGCTGCTGTGTCAATAGGCCTTTGATATTGTATTTGTTCGACAAATAGCTGAGCTCATTTGTCAAATTGACCTCCATAGTAATGTTTGCTGTGGCAAGGTGGTAGGCCGTATATATTTGTATGCGCTGCACTTAAAAGGCAAAGATTGTAAAAAGGTAAGCGATTGATTTAGGGGCAAAGGGAAGGGGCAAAGGCAAGTGGGTTGTTTTCATTTAGTAGCTCTAATTTCTGCTTCTGAAAATCTAAAATAAGGTcacctgttacgtgagtgcagcaaagagccaaggtaagttgctagctagcattaaacttcgaTTGTATTTTATAAGatatcttcacataatcactagttaactacatatggttgatgatattactaggttaactagattgtcctgtgttgcatagaatcaatgtggtgcctgttaatttatcatcaaatcacagtctacttcgcaaaacgggggatgatttaacaaaagcgcattcgtgaaaaaagcacaatcgttgcacaaatgtacctaaccataaacatcaatgcctttcttaaaatcaacacagaagtatatttttttaaaacctggatatttaattaaaataaattaatgttagcaggctgtTACGACCTGACctgagagacggtttatttctctattttgttaggtcaaggtgtggggtgggcagtctgtg
Above is a window of Salmo salar chromosome ssa03, Ssal_v3.1, whole genome shotgun sequence DNA encoding:
- the LOC106600370 gene encoding uncharacterized protein isoform X1, producing MDLKGRYDAMVDLECEGEVMEKGGKFSGMFKRSSKPAGHSVPVQDNLFVNTELSASNVSLDNNTKEKEGMFKGILKKSPKPSQDVTHAQDHLSTDSELSSRRGSNDSLVVNINTKEKGGVFSGMFRKSPKPLEARIHSQGNLDDLSTHSDLSASTDSLSEKTSKDKERDEDLSDSREKLTFSDKHFEAKPGGIMGKMFRNPFNSSTQDKERTEDTSSSRDKLTSSDKHSNAKDVKSNLIQRDRKEGTEMPAVAPRPTEEELKVTALHDRLKKREMGDNQLIQANRNMIPRERTGKTAETPEVPSRPTEEEINIPARLGQQKIQKDNQDQSDDLKEGESLLTGEKEEGEDKDGEAKMKKPRRHNPFMPRSAGGKGKAMPKKVETQPGATGSDSKENDGGNKSLFDQLEEFRVNPAEPEEQQDMDGLMDWWGTVEQWEDMPQDDDLTEKEEAKAFAVTAEKVQKGIRVFNKLFSERAESLWQHVIDLNSIADALDCFNKKTKIAQITGGSTSAVGGVCTIVGLALAPVTMGTSLIITAVGLSVATAGGLTSAGAGLSNTVNNSMDRKKVEAIVTDYQKKMTDINKCMLFIKQGIESLRRFDLLKMKKHAYNRDFPGLNNIYEDGAMAGKAILINANEIMRVVQIANVAGSTAARAVQIASMATGVLTGLFVGMDIYFVAKDSKELKKGAKSEFAAKIREVATQLHDGLVELNGIRVELQSTDPDNTNDTNTPDSTNNRKKLDSDDDTDNYKTSDSKSIVDHINTADNSHKTSKA
- the LOC106600370 gene encoding uncharacterized protein isoform X2 yields the protein MDLKGRYDAMVDLECEGEVMEKGGKFSGMFKRSSKPAGHSVPVQDNLFVNTELSASNVSLDNNTKEKEGMFKGILKKSPKPSQDVTHAQDHLSTDSELSSRRGSNDSLVVNINTKEKGGVFSGMFRKSPKPLEARIHSQGNLDDLSTHSDLSASTDSLSEKTSKDKERDEDLSDSREKLTFSDKHFEAKPGGIMGKMFRNPFNSSTQDKERTEDTSSSRDKLTSSDKHSNAKDVKSNLIQRDRKEGTEMPAVAPRPTEEELKVTALHDRLKKREMGDNQLIQANRNMIPRERTGKTAETPEVPSRPTEEEINIPARLGQQKIQKDNQDQSDDLKEGESLLTGEKEEGEDKDGEAKMKKPRRHNPFMPRSAGGKGKAMPKKVETQPGATGSDSKENDGGNKSLFDQLEEFRVNPAEPEEQDMDGLMDWWGTVEQWEDMPQDDDLTEKEEAKAFAVTAEKVQKGIRVFNKLFSERAESLWQHVIDLNSIADALDCFNKKTKIAQITGGSTSAVGGVCTIVGLALAPVTMGTSLIITAVGLSVATAGGLTSAGAGLSNTVNNSMDRKKVEAIVTDYQKKMTDINKCMLFIKQGIESLRRFDLLKMKKHAYNRDFPGLNNIYEDGAMAGKAILINANEIMRVVQIANVAGSTAARAVQIASMATGVLTGLFVGMDIYFVAKDSKELKKGAKSEFAAKIREVATQLHDGLVELNGIRVELQSTDPDNTNDTNTPDSTNNRKKLDSDDDTDNYKTSDSKSIVDHINTADNSHKTSKA
- the LOC106600370 gene encoding uncharacterized protein isoform X3, with translation MDLKGRYDAMVDLECEGEVMEKGGKFSGMFKRSSKPAGHSVPVQEKEGMFKGILKKSPKPSQDVTHAQDHLSTDSELSSRRGSNDSLVVNINTKEKGGVFSGMFRKSPKPLEARIHSQGNLDDLSTHSDLSASTDSLSEKTSKDKERDEDLSDSREKLTFSDKHFEAKPGGIMGKMFRNPFNSSTQDKERTEDTSSSRDKLTSSDKHSNAKDVKSNLIQRDRKEGTEMPAVAPRPTEEELKVTALHDRLKKREMGDNQLIQANRNMIPRERTGKTAETPEVPSRPTEEEINIPARLGQQKIQKDNQDQSDDLKEGESLLTGEKEEGEDKDGEAKMKKPRRHNPFMPRSAGGKGKAMPKKVETQPGATGSDSKENDGGNKSLFDQLEEFRVNPAEPEEQQDMDGLMDWWGTVEQWEDMPQDDDLTEKEEAKAFAVTAEKVQKGIRVFNKLFSERAESLWQHVIDLNSIADALDCFNKKTKIAQITGGSTSAVGGVCTIVGLALAPVTMGTSLIITAVGLSVATAGGLTSAGAGLSNTVNNSMDRKKVEAIVTDYQKKMTDINKCMLFIKQGIESLRRFDLLKMKKHAYNRDFPGLNNIYEDGAMAGKAILINANEIMRVVQIANVAGSTAARAVQIASMATGVLTGLFVGMDIYFVAKDSKELKKGAKSEFAAKIREVATQLHDGLVELNGIRVELQSTDPDNTNDTNTPDSTNNRKKLDSDDDTDNYKTSDSKSIVDHINTADNSHKTSKA
- the LOC106600370 gene encoding uncharacterized protein isoform X5 codes for the protein MFKRSSKPAGHSVPVQDNLFVNTELSASNVSLDNNTKEKEGMFKGILKKSPKPSQDVTHAQDHLSTDSELSSRRGSNDSLVVNINTKEKGGVFSGMFRKSPKPLEARIHSQGNLDDLSTHSDLSASTDSLSEKTSKDKERDEDLSDSREKLTFSDKHFEAKPGGIMGKMFRNPFNSSTQDKERTEDTSSSRDKLTSSDKHSNAKDVKSNLIQRDRKEGTEMPAVAPRPTEEELKVTALHDRLKKREMGDNQLIQANRNMIPRERTGKTAETPEVPSRPTEEEINIPARLGQQKIQKDNQDQSDDLKEGESLLTGEKEEGEDKDGEAKMKKPRRHNPFMPRSAGGKGKAMPKKVETQPGATGSDSKENDGGNKSLFDQLEEFRVNPAEPEEQQDMDGLMDWWGTVEQWEDMPQDDDLTEKEEAKAFAVTAEKVQKGIRVFNKLFSERAESLWQHVIDLNSIADALDCFNKKTKIAQITGGSTSAVGGVCTIVGLALAPVTMGTSLIITAVGLSVATAGGLTSAGAGLSNTVNNSMDRKKVEAIVTDYQKKMTDINKCMLFIKQGIESLRRFDLLKMKKHAYNRDFPGLNNIYEDGAMAGKAILINANEIMRVVQIANVAGSTAARAVQIASMATGVLTGLFVGMDIYFVAKDSKELKKGAKSEFAAKIREVATQLHDGLVELNGIRVELQSTDPDNTNDTNTPDSTNNRKKLDSDDDTDNYKTSDSKSIVDHINTADNSHKTSKA
- the LOC106600370 gene encoding uncharacterized protein isoform X4, which codes for MFKRSSKPAGHSVPVQEKEGMFKGILKKSPKPSQDVTHAQDHLSTDSELSSRRGSNDSLVVNINTKEKGGVFSGMFRKSPKPLEARIHSQGNLDDLSTHSDLSASTDSLSEKTSKDKERDEDLSDSREKLTFSDKHFEAKPGGIMGKMFRNPFNSSTQDKERTEDTSSSRDKLTSSDKHSNAKDVKSNLIQRDRKEGTEMPAVAPRPTEEELKVTALHDRLKKREMGDNQLIQANRNMIPRERTGKTAETPEVPSRPTEEEINIPARLGQQKIQKDNQDQSDDLKEGESLLTGEKEEGEDKDGEAKMKKPRRHNPFMPRSAGGKGKAMPKKVETQPGATGSDSKENDGGNKSLFDQLEEFRVNPAEPEEQQDMDGLMDWWGTVEQWEDMPQDDDLTEKEEAKAFAVTAEKVQKGIRVFNKLFSERAESLWQHVIDLNSIADALDCFNKKTKIAQITGGSTSAVGGVCTIVGLALAPVTMGTSLIITAVGLSVATAGGLTSAGAGLSNTVNNSMDRKKVEAIVTDYQKKMTDINKCMLFIKQGIESLRRFDLLKMKKHAYNRDFPGLNNIYEDGAMAGKAILINANEIMRVVQIANVAGSTAARAVQIASMATGVLTGLFVGMDIYFVAKDSKELKKGAKSEFAAKIREVATQLHDGLVELNGIRVELQSTDPDNTNDTNTPDSTNNRKKLDSDDDTDNYKTSDSKSIVDHINTADNSHKTSKA